The proteins below come from a single Streptococcus canis genomic window:
- a CDS encoding MFS transporter yields MSTLSLDTTNRRALVAAIVASGMDDLNVMFLAFSMSSIITELGLSGTQGGWIATITNLGMLVGGILFGLLADRYHKFKVFKWTILLFSVATGLIYLTPSLPYLYLMRFIAGIGVGGEYGVAIAIMAGIVPPEKMGRVSSLNGIAGQLGSISSALLAGWIAPSLGWRGLFLFGLLPILLVIWMSLAIDDSKVWDYHGLEEKKSSQPVSVTELFKTTSLATQTLALMVMTTVQIAGYFGMMNWLPTMIQTSLNLSIKSSSLWMVATILGMCLGMLTFGHLLDRFGPRLIYSLFLLASSICVYLFQFANSMASMAIGGAIVGFFVNGMFAGYGAMITRLYPHHIRATANNVILNVGRALGGFSSVIIGSILDASGVSTVMIFLSCLYLISFAAMWTIHQLKTEYYQQRK; encoded by the coding sequence ATGTCAACATTATCATTGGACACCACAAATAGACGTGCTTTAGTGGCAGCTATTGTTGCTTCAGGAATGGACGATTTGAATGTCATGTTTCTTGCTTTCTCTATGTCCTCTATTATTACGGAGCTGGGCCTTAGTGGCACCCAGGGAGGGTGGATTGCCACCATCACCAATTTAGGAATGTTAGTGGGAGGCATCTTATTTGGCTTGCTGGCGGATAGATACCACAAGTTTAAGGTCTTTAAATGGACGATTCTACTGTTTTCAGTAGCAACAGGATTAATTTATCTTACTCCGTCTTTGCCCTACTTATACCTGATGCGGTTTATTGCTGGAATTGGAGTTGGAGGTGAATACGGTGTAGCCATTGCGATTATGGCAGGGATTGTACCACCAGAAAAAATGGGACGCGTCTCCTCGTTGAATGGGATTGCTGGTCAGCTGGGATCTATTAGTTCAGCCTTGTTGGCTGGCTGGATTGCTCCAAGTTTGGGTTGGAGAGGGCTTTTCCTCTTCGGCTTACTTCCAATCCTTTTGGTAATATGGATGAGTTTGGCCATAGACGATAGCAAGGTTTGGGATTATCATGGTCTAGAGGAGAAAAAAAGTAGTCAACCGGTTAGCGTTACTGAACTTTTTAAAACAACAAGCTTAGCGACTCAAACCCTTGCTTTAATGGTGATGACAACCGTTCAAATTGCAGGCTATTTTGGAATGATGAATTGGTTGCCAACCATGATTCAAACAAGCTTGAACCTTTCTATCAAAAGCTCCTCTTTATGGATGGTGGCGACTATTCTAGGTATGTGTCTAGGAATGTTGACTTTTGGTCATCTCTTAGATCGCTTTGGTCCACGTCTGATTTATTCGCTTTTTTTATTAGCATCATCTATTTGTGTTTACCTTTTTCAATTTGCCAATTCCATGGCGAGTATGGCTATTGGAGGTGCTATAGTCGGCTTTTTTGTTAATGGGATGTTTGCAGGTTACGGTGCTATGATTACCAGACTTTACCCACATCATATCAGGGCTACTGCTAACAATGTTATTTTGAATGTTGGTCGTGCTTTAGGAGGCTTTTCGTCGGTCATTATCGGAAGTATCCTCGATGCATCAGGAGTGTCAACGGTTATGATTTTCCTTTCTTGTCTTTACTTGATTAGTTTTGCTGCTATGTGGACGATTCATCAATTAAAAACAGAATACTATCAGCAGAGAAAGTGA
- a CDS encoding thioesterase family protein: protein MTIYSHIYETNAQHSAKAMGSGTLDVLATPALVSFMENAAYLFAQESLETGLTTVGSEMAIQHLAASAIGKAVTIVITALKEEGRKYDFRIEAFAGEQLIGKACHTRVRVDSQTFMAKLVD from the coding sequence ATGACTATTTATTCTCACATTTACGAAACTAATGCTCAGCATTCTGCGAAAGCTATGGGATCTGGGACACTAGATGTCCTTGCTACTCCTGCTTTAGTGTCCTTTATGGAAAATGCAGCTTACTTATTTGCCCAAGAATCACTAGAAACAGGACTGACTACTGTTGGTAGTGAAATGGCTATTCAACATTTAGCTGCTTCTGCTATTGGAAAAGCAGTAACTATTGTGATTACTGCTCTCAAAGAGGAAGGCAGAAAATACGATTTCCGTATAGAAGCTTTTGCGGGGGAACAACTGATTGGTAAGGCCTGTCATACCAGAGTTAGGGTAGATAGTCAGACCTTCATGGCAAAATTAGTAGACTAA
- a CDS encoding aminopeptidase — MVLPHFEHNLEKYANLLIKKGVNVQKGHTLLITIAAEHYHFARLLTKKAYEAGAAEVVVDYIDDQITREKLLKADEERLLNVPNYVVEKSNYLLGKKASRLVVRSADPNVFAGVDSDRLSGATRATSIALEKQRAATQANKVSWNLVAAASPEWAAMVFPNLTSEEEQVDALWDAIFKMNRIYDEDPVKAWDDHQARLLSKANLLNEYQFDALHYMAPGTDLTLGMPENHVWEAAGSINAQGEEFIANMPTEEVFTAPDYRRADGYVSSTKPLSYAGVVIEDMTFTFKDGHIVEVTAKKGEETIKRLVEENDGARALGEVALVPHKTPISLSGLTFFNTLFDENASNHLAIGAAYAFSIKGGTEMTNEELKAAGLNRSTAHVDFMIGSEHMDIDGITKDGQVVPIFRGGEWAI; from the coding sequence ATGGTTTTACCACATTTCGAACACAATCTTGAAAAATACGCTAACTTACTGATCAAAAAAGGCGTCAATGTTCAAAAAGGCCATACCCTTTTGATTACTATTGCAGCTGAGCACTATCACTTCGCTCGTCTTTTAACTAAAAAGGCATATGAGGCTGGGGCTGCTGAAGTTGTTGTCGATTACATTGATGACCAAATCACACGCGAAAAACTCTTGAAGGCTGACGAAGAGCGTCTCCTAAATGTTCCTAACTATGTGGTTGAAAAATCAAATTATTTACTTGGCAAAAAAGCTAGCCGTTTAGTTGTCCGTTCAGCTGATCCAAATGTCTTTGCAGGCGTTGACTCAGACCGACTATCTGGTGCAACACGTGCCACCTCAATCGCTCTTGAAAAGCAACGTGCTGCTACTCAAGCCAACAAAGTTAGTTGGAATTTGGTAGCCGCAGCAAGTCCAGAATGGGCTGCCATGGTTTTCCCAAATTTAACATCAGAAGAAGAACAGGTGGATGCCCTCTGGGATGCCATTTTTAAAATGAATCGTATCTACGATGAGGATCCGGTGAAAGCTTGGGACGATCACCAAGCACGTCTTCTTTCCAAAGCCAACCTTTTAAATGAGTATCAATTTGATGCCTTACATTACATGGCACCTGGAACTGATTTAACTCTCGGCATGCCTGAAAACCACGTCTGGGAAGCGGCTGGTAGCATCAACGCTCAAGGAGAAGAATTCATTGCTAACATGCCAACCGAAGAAGTTTTTACCGCACCAGACTATCGTAGAGCTGACGGTTATGTCTCATCTACTAAACCACTTTCCTATGCTGGCGTGGTGATTGAAGACATGACCTTTACCTTCAAAGATGGTCACATTGTTGAGGTGACAGCTAAAAAAGGCGAGGAAACTATTAAGCGATTGGTTGAGGAAAATGACGGTGCTCGTGCCCTTGGTGAGGTAGCCTTGGTTCCTCATAAGACGCCAATTTCACTATCTGGTTTAACTTTCTTTAATACTCTTTTTGACGAAAATGCCTCTAACCACCTTGCCATCGGCGCTGCCTATGCTTTCAGTATTAAAGGTGGTACTGAAATGACCAATGAAGAATTAAAAGCAGCTGGTTTAAACCGCTCAACAGCCCATGTGGACTTTATGATTGGTTCAGAACACATGGATATTGATGGTATCACCAAAGATGGCCAAGTAGTCCCTATCTTCCGCGGTGGAGAATGGGCTATCTAA
- a CDS encoding DUF4044 domain-containing protein — translation MAFGENGPRKKTTFEKVTMVVVILMVLVTVGGLIASALSVLM, via the coding sequence GTGGCATTTGGAGAAAATGGACCTCGCAAAAAAACAACCTTTGAAAAAGTGACAATGGTCGTTGTTATCCTAATGGTTCTTGTAACTGTTGGTGGGCTTATTGCGAGTGCCCTATCAGTATTGATGTAA
- the obgE gene encoding GTPase ObgE, with the protein MSMFLDTAKISVQAGRGGDGMVAFRREKYVPNGGPWGGDGGKGGSVIFRVDEGLRTLMDFRYNRKFKAKSGEKGMTKGMHGRGAEDLIVSVPQGTTVRDAETGKVITDLVEHGQEVVIAKGGRGGRGNIRFATPRNPAPEIAENGEPGEERQLALELKILADVGLVGFPSVGKSTLLSVVSSAKPKIGAYHFTTIVPNLGMVRTKSGDNFAMADLPGLIEGASQGVGLGTQFLRHIERTRVILHVIDMSASEGRDPYEDYVSINNELETYNLRLMERPQIIVANKMDMPEAQENLKVFKEKLAAQYDEFDDLPMIFPISSLAHQGLDNLLEATAELLAKTDEFLLYDESDLVDEEAYYGFAEAEKEFEITRDDDATWVLSGEKLERLFVMTNMERDESIMKFARQLRGMGVDEALRERGAKDGDLVRIGKFEFEFVD; encoded by the coding sequence ATGAGTATGTTTTTAGATACGGCAAAAATTAGCGTCCAAGCAGGCCGTGGTGGCGATGGTATGGTAGCCTTTCGTCGTGAAAAGTACGTCCCAAACGGCGGTCCTTGGGGAGGAGATGGTGGTAAAGGTGGCTCAGTTATCTTTCGAGTGGACGAAGGTTTGCGTACCTTGATGGACTTCCGTTATAATCGTAAATTCAAGGCAAAATCTGGTGAAAAGGGCATGACCAAAGGCATGCACGGTCGTGGTGCAGAAGACTTGATTGTCTCTGTCCCTCAGGGAACAACGGTTCGTGATGCTGAAACTGGTAAGGTAATTACAGACTTAGTAGAACATGGGCAAGAAGTGGTCATTGCTAAGGGTGGCCGTGGTGGCCGTGGGAATATCCGTTTTGCAACCCCTCGTAATCCTGCGCCGGAAATTGCTGAGAATGGTGAACCGGGTGAAGAACGTCAGTTAGCGTTAGAACTAAAAATTCTTGCAGATGTTGGCTTAGTTGGCTTTCCATCTGTTGGAAAATCAACCTTATTAAGCGTAGTCTCATCAGCTAAGCCTAAAATTGGTGCCTATCATTTTACAACCATTGTCCCAAATTTGGGCATGGTTCGCACCAAGTCTGGCGATAACTTTGCCATGGCAGACCTGCCAGGTTTGATTGAAGGCGCCAGCCAAGGGGTCGGTTTAGGAACTCAATTTCTCCGTCATATCGAGCGGACACGGGTTATTCTTCATGTGATTGACATGTCTGCTAGTGAAGGCCGTGATCCTTACGAAGATTATGTTTCCATTAACAACGAGTTGGAAACGTATAACTTGCGGTTGATGGAGCGTCCACAGATTATCGTGGCTAATAAAATGGACATGCCTGAAGCTCAAGAAAACTTGAAAGTCTTCAAGGAAAAATTGGCTGCCCAATATGACGAGTTTGATGACTTGCCAATGATTTTTCCAATTTCAAGTTTGGCACATCAAGGGTTAGACAATTTATTAGAAGCAACAGCAGAATTACTCGCTAAGACAGATGAATTCTTATTGTATGATGAATCTGATCTGGTGGACGAGGAAGCTTACTATGGTTTTGCTGAGGCTGAGAAAGAATTTGAGATCACACGTGACGATGACGCTACTTGGGTCTTGTCCGGTGAGAAGTTAGAACGTCTCTTTGTTATGACCAATATGGAACGTGATGAGTCCATCATGAAATTTGCCCGTCAATTGCGCGGTATGGGGGTTGACGAAGCCCTTCGTGAACGTGGGGCAAAAGACGGGGATCTTGTTCGTATTGGTAAATTTGAATTTGAATTTGTGGATTAA
- the pnuC gene encoding nicotinamide riboside transporter PnuC → MAYLNYFTKTEWALWLSSVSAILISAFLFGDQAPLALIASLIGVTSLIFSAKANPIGQGLVIIFSIIYAYLSLQNSYYGELMTYLFMTLPMAIFSLFTWLNHPFEGKKSQVTISRLKKSDSLRLVIFTVIVTLIFYGILAAVKTAYLLVSTLSIATSFSAVYLSYKRSPYFALAYGLNDLVLILLWMHAAQTDSSQYAVVICFATFLINDSYTFYNWLMLQRYQEKKVKKG, encoded by the coding sequence ATGGCTTATTTAAACTACTTTACAAAAACCGAGTGGGCACTTTGGTTAAGTTCTGTCTCGGCTATTCTGATAAGTGCCTTTTTATTTGGAGACCAAGCCCCCTTAGCATTGATAGCCTCTTTGATTGGAGTAACCTCTTTGATTTTCAGTGCCAAAGCTAACCCTATTGGTCAAGGGCTCGTCATTATTTTTTCCATTATCTATGCCTATCTTTCATTACAAAACAGTTACTATGGAGAGTTAATGACCTATCTTTTCATGACCCTACCAATGGCTATTTTTTCACTCTTTACTTGGTTAAACCATCCTTTTGAAGGGAAAAAATCACAAGTTACTATTTCACGATTAAAAAAATCTGATAGCTTACGGTTAGTCATTTTTACGGTAATTGTCACCCTTATTTTTTATGGCATCTTGGCTGCTGTTAAGACAGCCTACTTACTTGTTTCCACCTTATCCATTGCTACTTCTTTTTCAGCCGTTTATCTCAGTTATAAGCGCAGCCCTTATTTTGCCTTAGCATACGGGCTCAATGATCTAGTCCTCATTCTCTTATGGATGCATGCTGCTCAAACAGATTCTAGCCAATATGCTGTGGTTATCTGCTTTGCTACCTTTCTTATTAATGATAGTTACACTTTCTATAATTGGCTAATGCTCCAACGTTACCAAGAAAAAAAGGTCAAAAAAGGATGA
- a CDS encoding glycoside hydrolase family 1 protein: MQQRKHRYQFPDGFLWGSSTSGPQSEGTVSGDGKGPSNWDYWFSIESAKFHHQIGPEKTSSFYENYKGDIALLKETGHTVFRTSIQWSRLIPEGVGEVNSKAVTFYREVFQDIIAQGIKLIVNLYHFDLPYALQEKGGWENKATVWAYETYAKTCFELFGDLVNTWITFNEPIVPVECGYLGYYHYPCKVDVKAAVQVAYNTQLASSLAVKACHELHPDHKISIVLNMTPAYPRSDAPEDVKAARIAELFQTKSFLDPSVLGVYPAELVSILEEADLLPQYSADELEIIKNNTVDFLGVNYYQPLRVQAPSKSQQEGAPLSLDIYFDPYDMPGKKVNPHRGWEIYEPGLYDIALNLKEHYGNIEWLVTENGMGVEGEEAFLADGQIQDDYRITFIEDHLIQLHKALEEGANCKGYLLWTFIDCWSWLNAYKNRYGLVALDLESQKRTIKKSGYWFKALSESNGFDK, translated from the coding sequence ATGCAACAAAGAAAACACCGTTATCAATTTCCAGATGGCTTTTTATGGGGAAGTTCCACATCTGGTCCTCAAAGCGAAGGAACGGTTTCTGGAGATGGCAAAGGACCTAGCAACTGGGATTACTGGTTTAGTATTGAGTCAGCTAAGTTTCATCACCAAATTGGCCCAGAAAAGACCTCAAGCTTTTATGAAAACTATAAGGGTGACATTGCCCTTTTGAAAGAAACAGGCCACACGGTTTTTCGGACCTCAATCCAGTGGTCTCGATTGATTCCAGAAGGAGTTGGGGAGGTTAATTCAAAGGCGGTGACATTTTACCGAGAAGTATTTCAAGACATTATTGCTCAAGGTATTAAATTGATTGTTAACCTCTATCATTTTGACCTCCCTTATGCCTTGCAAGAAAAAGGGGGCTGGGAAAACAAAGCTACTGTCTGGGCTTATGAAACCTACGCAAAAACCTGTTTTGAGCTTTTTGGTGATTTAGTAAACACTTGGATTACCTTTAATGAACCAATTGTTCCAGTCGAATGTGGCTATTTAGGTTATTATCACTACCCTTGTAAAGTAGATGTCAAGGCAGCAGTTCAAGTGGCTTACAACACACAACTGGCCAGTTCACTGGCGGTCAAAGCTTGTCATGAGCTTCATCCCGACCACAAGATTAGTATTGTGCTTAACATGACACCTGCTTATCCTCGGAGTGATGCTCCTGAAGATGTCAAGGCTGCTAGAATCGCAGAGCTTTTCCAAACCAAATCCTTCCTAGATCCATCAGTTTTGGGTGTTTACCCAGCAGAGTTAGTTTCCATTTTAGAGGAAGCTGATTTATTACCCCAATATAGTGCTGATGAATTAGAGATTATCAAAAACAATACTGTTGATTTTTTGGGAGTAAATTATTATCAACCTTTGCGAGTTCAGGCACCTAGTAAGTCACAGCAAGAGGGTGCCCCCCTTAGCTTAGATATTTATTTTGACCCTTATGATATGCCTGGTAAAAAAGTCAATCCTCACCGGGGTTGGGAAATTTATGAACCAGGACTTTATGATATTGCCCTTAATTTAAAAGAACACTATGGTAACATCGAATGGCTAGTCACGGAAAATGGTATGGGTGTCGAAGGTGAAGAAGCTTTTTTAGCAGATGGCCAAATACAAGATGACTACCGCATCACCTTTATCGAGGATCATCTTATCCAGCTTCATAAGGCTTTGGAAGAAGGAGCCAACTGCAAAGGCTACCTCTTGTGGACTTTTATTGATTGCTGGTCTTGGTTAAATGCTTATAAAAATCGATATGGTTTGGTAGCTTTGGATTTAGAGAGTCAAAAGCGAACCATAAAAAAATCAGGTTACTGGTTTAAGGCGTTGAGCGAGTCAAATGGTTTTGATAAATAG
- a CDS encoding DUF871 domain-containing protein gives MVDLGFSLYPERHGVTKSKAYIDLCHSYGAKRLFMSLLQLAPADHQMFHCYAELIAYANQLGIQVIADVSPSFISQAGWSDQLIEQAHAFGLAGLRLDEALPLAEIVTLTKNPFGLKIELNMSTDKQLLMSLLATDAKRSNIIGCHNFYPHEFTGLSWQHFKDMSRFYHEHDIETAAFITAQSASEGPWLLAEGLPTVEDHRHLPIGLQVELMKAIGTIDNILISNQFISEVELEACTQALARPVTTIKVRPIIDLTEVEEQIIGYPHCYRGDVSDYVIRSTMPRLVYAQESIAPRDQSKEVKRGSIIIDNDHYHRYKGELQIALKNFTVSSKANVVAEVREDYLSLLDDLRPWQEFCLEIDPS, from the coding sequence ATGGTTGATTTAGGATTTTCTCTATACCCTGAGCGGCATGGTGTTACTAAGAGTAAAGCTTATATTGACTTATGTCATAGCTATGGAGCCAAGCGCTTGTTTATGAGTCTCTTACAGCTGGCACCAGCTGATCACCAGATGTTTCATTGCTACGCAGAGCTCATTGCTTATGCAAATCAATTAGGCATTCAAGTGATTGCTGATGTTAGTCCAAGCTTTATTAGCCAAGCTGGTTGGTCAGACCAGCTTATTGAACAGGCTCATGCCTTCGGGTTGGCTGGCTTACGCTTAGACGAGGCTCTCCCTCTAGCAGAGATTGTAACTTTAACAAAAAATCCCTTTGGGCTTAAAATTGAACTTAATATGAGCACTGATAAACAATTATTGATGTCATTACTAGCGACAGATGCAAAACGGAGCAATATTATTGGTTGCCATAATTTTTACCCACATGAATTTACCGGTCTGTCATGGCAACATTTTAAGGATATGTCACGCTTTTATCATGAGCATGATATTGAAACGGCTGCTTTTATCACCGCTCAGTCAGCATCTGAAGGCCCTTGGCTACTGGCAGAAGGCTTGCCGACAGTGGAAGACCATAGGCACTTGCCCATTGGCCTGCAAGTAGAATTAATGAAAGCGATAGGAACCATTGATAATATCCTCATCTCTAACCAATTCATTTCGGAAGTTGAATTGGAAGCATGTACTCAGGCTTTAGCAAGACCAGTCACAACGATCAAGGTTAGGCCTATCATCGATTTGACAGAAGTTGAGGAGCAAATCATTGGCTATCCGCATTGTTATCGTGGCGATGTATCTGATTATGTGATTCGATCAACCATGCCACGTCTAGTTTATGCTCAGGAATCGATTGCTCCCAGAGATCAATCTAAGGAGGTCAAACGAGGTAGTATTATCATTGACAATGACCACTATCATCGATATAAGGGAGAACTGCAAATTGCTTTGAAAAATTTTACGGTTAGTTCAAAAGCTAATGTGGTTGCTGAGGTCAGAGAGGACTATCTTAGTTTGTTAGATGATTTGCGACCTTGGCAGGAATTTTGTTTGGAGATTGACCCATCATAG
- a CDS encoding BglG family transcription antiterminator — protein MLSKKELAIITFLIHHKEQFVSSATLAEVIGMSDRTVRKYLKELISSLPEHGAHIISKQGRGYCLEIDHSMAFDIFWQESVTSKKRLADVTQVEESVDREDYVLHKFFFEDAVQDFEELCQELYISRTTLKHVLAGIKERIIPYQLELEITHQHIQIRGKEEDIRHFIMDYFFVTSFDNILSTMVGNTFLEGINFAEIMIIVLDECRDAKLKLSDFVMNNLVLHIALMVQRIRSGYPLGLFSIPIAIRQSDEYQVALRILYRVEEVMGIRFPKEEANYIALHLKVKHSVGKHWQDDNTDEKLQDHLKACIAKVSQLTGMTLETDTNLLQGLLAHMMPLTTRLENHIQLTNPLTEEIKSQYPEIFTLTKQTFADLPVCQKNDVSDDEWAYISLHLMAAIERYSNRHKVRVLVVCATGYGSAMMLKNRLEKEFEGRLRIVDVISYYEITEERLKTVDVIISSISLANLMFLTPVITVSVFLSNQDIETIREFIGEQEGIKKEVKLSSQMSLAKADQLLTGVFSPNRFLYLDEKISKEDLLLRMIACLDEVGTETFVEDFYHQMVLRENYSPVIYGEVLAFPHPANPMTYSEQVVVAICREPLEWDEVHQAVHFVFLLSPSKGHNHKLKYVSPGLASFVNQVELQQRLLEEPNYSKFMEVFTSLIHD, from the coding sequence ATGTTATCAAAAAAAGAACTGGCCATCATAACATTTCTAATCCATCACAAAGAGCAGTTTGTCTCTAGTGCAACTCTGGCTGAGGTTATTGGTATGAGTGACCGTACGGTTAGGAAATACCTCAAAGAACTGATCAGTAGCCTTCCTGAACACGGGGCTCACATCATTTCTAAACAAGGTCGAGGTTACTGCTTAGAAATTGACCATTCTATGGCATTTGACATCTTTTGGCAAGAAAGTGTGACGTCTAAAAAACGTTTGGCAGATGTGACTCAAGTGGAAGAATCGGTTGATCGAGAAGATTATGTGCTTCATAAATTCTTTTTTGAAGATGCCGTTCAGGATTTTGAAGAGCTTTGTCAAGAATTGTATATCAGTCGGACAACGTTAAAACATGTTTTAGCAGGCATTAAGGAGCGCATAATACCTTACCAGTTAGAGCTTGAAATAACTCACCAACATATTCAAATAAGAGGTAAAGAAGAGGACATTAGGCATTTTATCATGGACTATTTTTTTGTTACTAGTTTTGATAATATCTTGTCCACCATGGTAGGTAATACCTTTCTTGAAGGTATTAATTTCGCAGAAATCATGATTATTGTCTTGGATGAATGTCGGGATGCTAAGTTGAAACTTTCTGATTTTGTCATGAATAATCTAGTTTTGCATATTGCCCTAATGGTTCAGCGTATTCGATCGGGGTATCCATTAGGACTGTTTTCCATTCCAATAGCGATTCGTCAGTCTGATGAGTATCAAGTAGCTCTGCGCATTTTGTATCGAGTGGAAGAAGTGATGGGGATACGTTTTCCAAAAGAGGAGGCTAATTATATTGCACTGCATCTAAAGGTCAAACATTCTGTCGGTAAGCATTGGCAAGATGATAATACCGACGAAAAGTTGCAGGACCATTTAAAAGCATGTATTGCCAAGGTTAGTCAATTGACAGGCATGACTTTAGAAACAGATACCAATTTACTTCAAGGTTTATTAGCCCACATGATGCCCTTGACTACACGTCTTGAAAACCATATTCAGCTGACCAATCCTTTAACTGAGGAAATTAAAAGCCAGTATCCTGAAATATTTACCCTTACCAAGCAGACCTTTGCGGATTTGCCTGTCTGTCAAAAGAATGATGTTTCAGACGATGAATGGGCTTATATTAGTTTGCATTTAATGGCAGCCATTGAGCGTTATTCAAACCGTCATAAAGTGAGGGTTCTAGTAGTTTGTGCCACAGGTTATGGTAGTGCCATGATGTTGAAAAATCGCTTGGAAAAGGAATTTGAAGGACGTTTGCGTATTGTCGATGTTATCAGTTACTATGAAATAACTGAAGAGCGACTGAAAACCGTTGATGTGATTATTTCCTCTATCAGCCTTGCTAATCTGATGTTTTTAACACCAGTGATTACCGTCAGTGTCTTTTTGTCAAATCAGGATATTGAAACTATTCGAGAGTTTATTGGAGAACAAGAAGGCATCAAAAAAGAGGTCAAGTTATCGTCACAGATGAGTTTAGCAAAAGCAGATCAGCTTCTAACAGGTGTTTTTAGTCCTAATCGTTTTCTTTATTTAGACGAGAAAATCTCAAAGGAAGACTTGCTTTTACGGATGATTGCTTGTCTTGATGAGGTGGGGACAGAAACGTTTGTAGAGGACTTCTATCATCAAATGGTACTGAGGGAAAATTACAGTCCAGTTATTTATGGAGAAGTGCTTGCCTTTCCGCATCCTGCTAATCCCATGACTTATTCTGAACAGGTAGTAGTGGCTATTTGCCGAGAGCCTCTTGAGTGGGATGAGGTGCATCAAGCTGTTCATTTTGTCTTTTTATTATCTCCGTCTAAAGGGCATAATCATAAGTTAAAATATGTATCACCAGGTTTGGCATCTTTTGTCAATCAGGTGGAGCTTCAGCAAAGGTTACTAGAAGAACCAAATTATTCCAAATTCATGGAAGTGTTTACCTCACTTATTCATGATTAA
- a CDS encoding PTS sugar transporter subunit IIB, which produces MKSIMLVCNAGMSTSMLVTKMQKAAQARDLEVSIWAVPVSEADNEVAANSIDVLLLGPQVKFLLKDFKDKFEPDIKVDAINMADYGLMNGKKVLETALAMMEE; this is translated from the coding sequence ATGAAATCTATTATGTTAGTTTGTAATGCCGGTATGTCAACTAGTATGTTGGTGACTAAGATGCAAAAAGCAGCCCAAGCGCGTGACCTTGAAGTTTCTATTTGGGCAGTTCCTGTGAGTGAAGCTGACAACGAAGTGGCTGCTAATAGCATTGACGTTCTCTTGTTAGGCCCACAAGTCAAATTCTTACTAAAGGATTTTAAAGATAAGTTTGAACCAGATATTAAAGTAGATGCCATTAACATGGCTGATTATGGTCTTATGAACGGTAAAAAAGTCCTTGAAACAGCCCTAGCGATGATGGAGGAATAG
- a CDS encoding PTS lactose/cellobiose transporter subunit IIA: MTEPSNLEAIMGLIMYGGEAKGKAVEAIHAARDGQFEEAQHLLQEATNSLNIAHKSQTHLLSQEAAGDAVELSLLMVHGQDHMMTALAFIDLAKELVTVYDKMSAIQRGES; the protein is encoded by the coding sequence ATGACGGAACCATCCAATTTAGAAGCTATTATGGGCTTAATCATGTATGGAGGCGAAGCCAAGGGCAAGGCCGTGGAGGCTATTCATGCAGCACGAGATGGGCAGTTTGAGGAGGCTCAGCACTTACTTCAAGAAGCGACAAACTCGTTAAATATTGCCCATAAATCGCAGACCCATTTGCTCTCCCAAGAAGCAGCTGGTGATGCGGTTGAATTGTCTTTATTGATGGTGCATGGGCAAGATCACATGATGACTGCCTTAGCCTTTATTGATTTAGCCAAGGAATTGGTTACCGTTTACGACAAAATGTCAGCAATACAAAGGGGTGAATCATGA
- a CDS encoding DUF3284 domain-containing protein, translating into MIISAEGDVSIHHCFEAMLVSLQEDYRQNTLRQLSRDDIKAGINYVKHYGKHKEHTVRVLITALEAPQLYTACFSSNHGIKELAYQLEALGENRTRITYSYDYHPLDIFQKANQFIVGKLFKKSLERQSQAQLAALIQYAKQLQQLSSL; encoded by the coding sequence ATGATCATTTCAGCAGAAGGGGATGTTTCCATTCATCATTGTTTTGAAGCCATGCTGGTATCGCTTCAAGAAGATTACCGACAAAATACCTTGAGACAGTTGTCAAGAGATGATATCAAAGCGGGGATAAACTATGTTAAACATTATGGTAAACACAAAGAGCATACAGTTAGGGTGCTTATTACCGCCCTAGAGGCTCCGCAATTATATACTGCTTGTTTTAGTTCCAATCATGGGATAAAAGAACTGGCTTATCAATTAGAGGCTCTGGGGGAGAATCGGACCAGAATTACCTATTCTTATGACTATCATCCTCTAGATATTTTTCAAAAAGCAAATCAATTTATTGTTGGCAAACTGTTCAAAAAAAGTCTAGAACGCCAATCTCAAGCTCAGTTAGCAGCCCTTATCCAATATGCTAAGCAGTTGCAGCAACTATCATCTCTGTGA